In Phreatobacter stygius, a genomic segment contains:
- a CDS encoding LysR family transcriptional regulator, which translates to MAEPEDEPSVPRLTLAQLDALRAVLSTRGVSDAARLLDVSQPAVSKLLRQVERSLGLPLVQRDGNRVIPTREAEMLQWEVEQLFGSYDSIQRLAAALRGETGVSIHVAAIPTQATRFAVPAIKLLRERQPDVLVKLEILANPLIIDAVVSGRAEFGLVHSMTVSPELKAEDIGEHHVVCIAPAGHRFGGLAAIGREDFRGETFVSYGPNTIFGRWLSAEFGRGGANIPVDVEITASPTLVEAVENGIGVALVEEAALSPMARSRLVVRPLTYPLTFRSRILRMPGRAMSRQAELLLEFYREVVERGHDRA; encoded by the coding sequence ATGGCAGAACCCGAAGACGAGCCCAGTGTTCCTCGCCTCACCCTGGCGCAGCTCGACGCACTGCGCGCCGTCCTTTCGACCCGCGGCGTCAGCGATGCGGCACGCTTGCTCGATGTCTCCCAGCCCGCCGTCAGCAAGCTGCTGCGTCAGGTCGAGCGCAGCCTCGGCTTGCCGCTGGTTCAGCGCGACGGCAACCGGGTGATCCCGACGCGCGAAGCCGAGATGTTGCAATGGGAGGTCGAACAGCTGTTCGGCAGCTACGACTCGATCCAGCGGCTGGCCGCCGCGTTGCGCGGCGAGACCGGCGTGTCGATCCATGTGGCGGCCATTCCGACCCAGGCGACACGTTTCGCCGTACCGGCCATCAAGCTGTTGCGCGAACGCCAGCCGGATGTCCTGGTCAAGCTGGAGATCCTGGCCAACCCGCTGATCATCGACGCGGTGGTGTCGGGCCGGGCCGAGTTCGGGCTGGTCCACTCGATGACCGTCTCGCCGGAGCTCAAGGCGGAGGATATCGGCGAGCACCATGTCGTCTGCATCGCGCCGGCGGGTCATCGCTTTGGCGGTCTCGCCGCCATTGGCCGCGAAGACTTTCGCGGCGAGACCTTCGTGTCCTATGGGCCGAACACGATTTTCGGCCGGTGGCTCAGTGCCGAATTCGGGCGCGGCGGAGCCAATATCCCAGTTGATGTCGAGATCACCGCCTCACCGACCTTGGTCGAGGCGGTCGAGAACGGTATTGGCGTGGCGCTGGTCGAAGAGGCGGCGCTGAGCCCGATGGCCCGTTCCCGCCTGGTGGTGCGGCCGCTGACCTATCCGCTGACCTTCCGCTCGCGGATCCTGCGCATGCCCGGGCGCGCCATGTCGCGCCAGGCCGAGCTGCTCTTGGAGTTCTATCGCGAGGTGGTGGAGCGGGGGCACGACAGGGCCTGA
- a CDS encoding metal-dependent hydrolase family protein codes for MASTLLTNARIVDGTAPERGDPVQVLIENDRIREVGKSIAPGKARVIDLGGRSLMPGLIDAHVHVVACLADLGRNAMLPDAVTTVRAFKLMGEMLGRGFTTVRDVGGADHGLVAAADDGYLPAPRLVISGKALSQTGGHCDFRGRYNDRTVEQTGFRLGQLGRICDGVDEVRRAAREEIKGGADFIKIMANGGVASPTDPIHFLGFSREEIMAIVEEANNAGTYVSAHLYTDAAIRRAVECGVHSLEHCNLIKPETAKLAAKAGAVAVPTLVTYDKLSSEGAKLGLPAASVAKVDDVRLAGLESLDIMRKAGLAMAYGSDLLGEMHRHQSEEFVIRGQVLPAHEVIGSATHVAAKLLRLDGKIGVVAADAYADLIVVDGDPLKDLSLLTRQGKHMPLIMKGGAFIKRSSLN; via the coding sequence GTGGCATCCACCCTCCTGACCAATGCACGCATCGTCGACGGCACCGCGCCGGAGCGCGGTGATCCCGTCCAGGTGCTGATCGAGAACGACCGCATCCGCGAAGTCGGCAAATCCATCGCGCCGGGCAAGGCCAGGGTGATCGACCTCGGCGGCCGCAGCCTGATGCCAGGCCTGATCGACGCCCATGTCCATGTCGTCGCCTGCCTCGCCGATCTCGGCCGCAACGCCATGCTGCCGGACGCCGTCACCACGGTGCGCGCCTTCAAGCTGATGGGTGAAATGCTCGGGCGCGGCTTCACCACGGTGCGCGACGTCGGCGGTGCCGATCACGGCCTGGTGGCGGCCGCCGATGACGGCTATCTGCCCGCCCCGCGGCTGGTCATCTCCGGCAAGGCGCTGAGCCAGACCGGCGGCCATTGCGACTTCCGCGGCCGCTACAACGACCGCACCGTCGAGCAGACCGGCTTCCGGCTGGGCCAGCTCGGCCGCATCTGCGACGGCGTCGACGAGGTGCGCCGGGCCGCCCGCGAGGAGATCAAGGGCGGCGCCGACTTCATCAAGATCATGGCCAATGGCGGCGTCGCCTCGCCGACCGACCCGATCCATTTCCTCGGCTTTTCGCGCGAGGAGATCATGGCGATCGTCGAGGAGGCCAACAATGCCGGCACCTATGTCTCGGCGCATCTCTATACCGACGCGGCGATCCGCCGGGCGGTCGAATGCGGCGTCCATTCGCTCGAGCATTGCAATCTGATCAAGCCGGAAACGGCCAAGCTCGCAGCCAAGGCCGGCGCGGTCGCCGTGCCGACGCTGGTCACCTATGACAAGCTGTCGAGCGAAGGCGCCAAGCTCGGCCTGCCGGCGGCTTCCGTCGCCAAGGTCGACGACGTCCGGCTGGCCGGCCTGGAATCGCTCGACATCATGCGCAAGGCCGGCCTCGCCATGGCCTATGGCTCGGACCTGCTCGGCGAGATGCATCGCCACCAGTCCGAGGAATTCGTCATTCGCGGCCAAGTCCTGCCCGCCCACGAGGTGATCGGCTCCGCCACCCATGTCGCGGCCAAGCTGCTGCGCCTGGACGGCAAGATCGGTGTGGTCGCGGCGGATGCCTATGCCGACCTGATCGTGGTCGACGGCGATCCGCTGAAGGACCTGTCGCTGCTCACCCGCCAGGGCAAGCACATGCCGCTGATCATGAAGGGCGGCGCGTTCATCAAGCGCTCCAGCCTGAACTGA
- a CDS encoding GAF domain-containing protein: MTDHLMTDHLPHLLADLAAPGQPDRLYKALDQATAELVGHKLFTLLYADGQDVARVYSSRPAEYPVSGRKTMGETPWGNLVLKGRQPFLGRDREGIRWAFFDHQLIESMGLGSVINIPVLYDGETIGTMNLLDVEHHYRDEHVAPLARLSPLLVPAFLQARAVARSKT, translated from the coding sequence ATGACCGACCATTTGATGACCGACCATTTGCCCCATCTTCTGGCTGATCTCGCCGCGCCCGGCCAGCCGGACCGCCTCTACAAGGCGCTGGACCAGGCGACCGCCGAACTGGTCGGCCACAAGCTGTTCACCTTGCTTTATGCCGATGGCCAGGACGTCGCCCGGGTCTATTCGAGCAGGCCGGCCGAATATCCGGTCTCCGGCCGCAAGACCATGGGCGAGACGCCCTGGGGCAATCTGGTGCTCAAGGGCCGCCAGCCGTTTCTCGGCCGCGACCGCGAGGGCATCCGCTGGGCCTTTTTCGACCACCAGCTGATCGAGAGCATGGGTCTCGGCTCGGTGATCAATATCCCGGTCCTCTATGACGGCGAGACCATCGGCACGATGAACCTGCTCGATGTCGAGCACCATTACCGCGACGAGCATGTCGCGCCGCTCGCAAGGCTGAGCCCGCTGCTCGTTCCCGCCTTCCTCCAGGCCCGCGCCGTCGCCCGTTCCAAGACCTGA
- a CDS encoding branched-chain amino acid ABC transporter permease: MLSYLLFTLTMGGIYALLALSLNLIWGGAGMVNLGLAGFFAVGAYASAIATGAGTPVAVGLVAALGAGVVAGLIVTFATLKLRDDYLAIVTLGFAEVVRLIALNERWLTNGSDGMSGLKAPFKAELGTQGFNLFYLALVSLVVLAAWALLRRLDLSPFGRSLKAIREDQELAAFAGKRVLRFKFQAFALSAAIAGLAGALYGHYQTYISPDHFQPLITIYIFLAVSAGGVGRPTGAVIGAYAVVVFLEATRFVADIAPGLQPVQIAALREMLVGIALILVFYVRPQGILPERIPPAPRTI, from the coding sequence ATGCTCTCCTACCTCCTGTTCACCCTGACCATGGGCGGCATCTATGCGCTGCTGGCACTCAGCCTCAACCTGATCTGGGGCGGCGCCGGCATGGTCAATCTCGGCCTTGCCGGCTTCTTCGCGGTCGGCGCCTATGCCTCGGCGATAGCGACCGGTGCCGGCACGCCGGTCGCCGTCGGCTTGGTCGCCGCGCTCGGCGCCGGCGTGGTCGCCGGCCTCATCGTCACCTTCGCCACCTTGAAGCTCCGGGACGACTATCTCGCCATCGTCACCCTCGGTTTTGCCGAAGTGGTGCGGCTCATCGCCTTGAACGAACGCTGGCTGACCAATGGCTCGGACGGCATGTCCGGCCTGAAGGCCCCGTTCAAGGCCGAGCTCGGCACCCAGGGCTTCAACCTGTTCTATCTGGCGCTGGTCAGCCTCGTGGTGCTCGCCGCCTGGGCGCTGCTGCGCCGGCTCGATCTCTCACCCTTCGGCCGCTCCCTGAAGGCGATCCGCGAGGACCAGGAGCTGGCAGCCTTTGCCGGCAAGCGCGTGCTGCGCTTCAAGTTCCAGGCCTTCGCCCTGTCGGCCGCGATCGCCGGGCTCGCCGGCGCGCTCTACGGCCATTACCAGACCTATATCTCGCCCGACCATTTCCAGCCGCTGATCACCATCTACATCTTCCTGGCGGTTTCGGCCGGCGGCGTCGGCCGCCCGACCGGCGCTGTCATCGGCGCCTATGCCGTGGTGGTCTTCCTGGAGGCGACCCGTTTCGTCGCCGATATCGCACCCGGCCTGCAGCCGGTGCAGATCGCCGCACTGCGCGAGATGCTGGTCGGGATTGCCCTGATCCTGGTCTTCTATGTCCGGCCGCAGGGCATCCTGCCCGAACGCATTCCGCCTGCCCCGAGGACGATATGA
- a CDS encoding branched-chain amino acid ABC transporter permease: MSILAQAILNGVMTGTLIAVPAIGFTAIFAVLRYPSFGVAAYVTIGGFAGWFANTMWGAGVLPALVIAFLVAGAVGVAGEEGALRRLRPAGALTVAIATIALNLILENVVRFLFGNDLRGYDLPLKPDLRFLDLRVGPQQIENVVLAGLVMLAVFAFLRFSRFGKAMRAVADNVDLARLKGIDPQVVAITTLFLGAGLSGVGGVLLAVDTSIDPLTGARILLSVFAAAVLGGLGSIPGAVVGAFAVGIAEELSLLVVPATYRSAIGFAAILVMLTFRPRGIFGERAV, from the coding sequence ATGTCGATCCTGGCGCAGGCCATTCTCAACGGTGTGATGACCGGCACGCTCATCGCGGTGCCGGCCATCGGTTTCACCGCCATTTTCGCGGTCCTGCGCTATCCCAGCTTCGGGGTCGCCGCCTATGTCACCATTGGCGGCTTCGCCGGCTGGTTCGCCAACACCATGTGGGGCGCCGGCGTGCTGCCGGCGCTGGTCATCGCCTTCCTGGTCGCCGGCGCCGTCGGCGTCGCCGGCGAGGAGGGCGCGTTGCGCCGGCTGCGGCCGGCCGGCGCGCTGACGGTGGCGATCGCCACCATCGCGCTCAACCTGATCCTGGAAAACGTCGTCCGTTTCCTGTTCGGCAACGACCTGCGCGGTTACGACCTGCCGCTGAAACCCGACCTGCGCTTCCTCGACCTGCGCGTCGGCCCGCAGCAGATCGAGAATGTCGTGCTGGCCGGCCTGGTCATGCTCGCGGTCTTCGCCTTCCTGCGCTTCAGCCGCTTCGGCAAGGCGATGCGGGCGGTCGCCGACAATGTCGACCTGGCGCGGCTGAAGGGCATCGACCCGCAGGTGGTGGCGATCACCACGCTGTTTCTCGGCGCAGGGTTGTCCGGCGTCGGCGGCGTGCTGCTGGCGGTCGATACCTCGATCGACCCCCTGACCGGCGCGCGCATTCTGCTCTCGGTCTTCGCCGCCGCCGTGCTCGGCGGGCTCGGCTCGATCCCCGGCGCGGTGGTCGGCGCCTTCGCCGTCGGCATTGCCGAGGAATTGTCGCTGCTGGTCGTGCCGGCAACCTATCGCAGCGCGATCGGCTTTGCCGCCATCCTCGTCATGCTGACCTTCCGCCCGCGCGGCATTTTCGGCGAAAGGGCGGTCTGA
- a CDS encoding ABC transporter substrate-binding protein — protein sequence MSQHDTTRRDLMAGAAALAGLIALPNLAHAQGAPIKLGSLTPLTGAGGPYGPVMVKAIKAVVDEVNAAGGVLGRKVELISEDDQTNPEAGVRAARKLIDVDRVSAILGTWASSVTTAVAPLCWDSKTFLATVSGADPITALPHQGYLVRTQPNTTLQGRKFGEFALEQGAKRVFFVSPQTPFQRSQFENITLAVKAKGGDTGALIYDDKKPSYRSEVDEIARFRPDALVLGGYAPDTTVLLRDLYRAGFTAKKIAFGYSVNQKLVESLPADVVEGVFTISPSSAEGSKAYERLVKLIGVSNPDPYTTQVYDQVNLVLMAIALAGDASGTAIKDNIRKVSQAPGGVKVDNALDGLKAIAARQPVDYDGASGPCDFLETGDIADCRFRYEQVRAGKINLIKIA from the coding sequence ATGTCACAACATGACACGACACGCCGCGACCTCATGGCCGGCGCCGCAGCCCTTGCCGGCCTGATCGCCCTGCCGAACCTGGCGCATGCCCAGGGCGCGCCGATCAAGCTCGGCTCGCTGACGCCGCTGACCGGCGCCGGCGGCCCTTATGGCCCGGTCATGGTCAAGGCGATCAAGGCCGTCGTCGACGAGGTCAATGCCGCAGGCGGCGTGCTCGGCCGCAAGGTCGAGCTGATTTCCGAAGACGACCAGACCAACCCGGAGGCCGGCGTGCGCGCCGCCCGCAAGCTGATCGACGTCGACCGGGTTTCGGCCATTCTCGGCACCTGGGCCTCCTCGGTCACGACGGCGGTCGCGCCGCTCTGCTGGGACTCCAAGACTTTCCTCGCCACCGTCTCCGGCGCCGATCCGATCACCGCCCTGCCGCACCAGGGTTACCTGGTCCGGACCCAGCCGAACACCACGCTGCAGGGCCGCAAGTTCGGCGAGTTCGCGCTCGAACAGGGCGCCAAGCGGGTGTTCTTCGTCTCGCCGCAGACGCCGTTCCAGCGCAGCCAGTTCGAGAACATCACGCTGGCCGTCAAAGCCAAGGGCGGCGACACCGGTGCGCTGATCTATGACGACAAGAAGCCGTCCTATCGCTCCGAGGTCGATGAGATCGCCCGCTTCCGGCCGGACGCCCTGGTGCTCGGCGGTTATGCGCCCGACACCACCGTGCTGCTGCGCGATCTCTACCGCGCCGGCTTCACCGCCAAGAAGATCGCCTTCGGTTATTCGGTCAACCAGAAGCTGGTCGAGAGCCTGCCGGCCGATGTGGTCGAAGGCGTCTTCACCATTTCGCCGTCCTCGGCGGAAGGCTCCAAGGCCTATGAGCGGCTCGTCAAGCTGATCGGCGTCAGCAATCCGGATCCCTACACCACCCAGGTCTATGACCAGGTCAACCTGGTGCTGATGGCGATCGCGCTCGCCGGCGACGCTTCCGGCACGGCGATCAAGGACAATATCCGCAAGGTCAGCCAGGCCCCCGGCGGCGTGAAGGTCGACAACGCGCTCGATGGCCTGAAGGCGATCGCCGCCAGGCAGCCGGTCGATTATGACGGCGCCAGCGGGCCGTGCGACTTCCTCGAGACGGGCGACATCGCCGATTGCCGCTTCCGCTACGAGCAGGTCAGGGCCGGCAAGATCAACCTGATCAAGATCGCCTGA
- a CDS encoding ABC transporter ATP-binding protein encodes MSILSVDRIVAGYGASEEILKGTSMRVEANEIVTIIGPNGAGKSTFLKAVAGLVATKAGAIRLGGDDVTSSDAQGRARAGISFVPQERNVFGSLTVAENLEISGYLDPKGATARIAALYDRYPMLAGKRRALARTLSGGQRQILAMAMGLMTDPKLMLLDEPTAGLSPKAADELFDAVVALNRGGLPILMVEQHAVEALAISTRGYVLVSGRNSAEGAGPSLAADPEIRRLFLGG; translated from the coding sequence TTGAGCATTCTGTCAGTCGACCGGATCGTCGCCGGTTATGGCGCGTCCGAGGAGATCCTCAAGGGCACCTCGATGCGCGTCGAGGCGAACGAGATCGTCACCATTATCGGCCCGAACGGCGCCGGCAAATCGACCTTCCTGAAAGCGGTCGCCGGCCTCGTCGCCACCAAGGCCGGCGCGATCCGGCTCGGCGGCGACGATGTCACCTCGAGCGATGCCCAGGGCCGGGCGCGCGCCGGCATTTCCTTCGTGCCGCAGGAGCGCAATGTCTTCGGCAGCCTGACGGTTGCCGAGAACCTGGAAATATCGGGCTATCTCGATCCGAAGGGCGCGACCGCGCGGATCGCGGCGCTTTACGACCGCTATCCCATGCTCGCCGGAAAACGCCGGGCGCTCGCCCGCACCCTGTCCGGCGGCCAGCGCCAGATCCTCGCCATGGCCATGGGTCTGATGACCGATCCGAAGCTGATGCTGCTGGACGAGCCGACCGCCGGCCTGTCGCCCAAGGCGGCGGACGAATTGTTCGATGCCGTGGTGGCGCTCAACCGTGGCGGCCTGCCGATCCTGATGGTCGAGCAGCACGCGGTCGAGGCGCTGGCCATTTCAACCCGCGGCTATGTGCTCGTCTCGGGCCGCAACAGTGCCGAGGGCGCCGGTCCAAGCCTTGCCGCCGACCCGGAAATCCGCCGCCTGTTTCTCGGCGGCTGA
- a CDS encoding ABC transporter ATP-binding protein, with amino-acid sequence MSDLLSVRGLERGFYGVSVLQGVDLTIKAGSFTGLIGPNGAGKSTLFNVVSGLYQPDAGEIRLGSEAIGGLAPDRLVARGLVRTFQLARGFPKLSVFQHLMLYGPRQQGEGLVAAMLGGKAARHREAELAERALGIARRLRLDHVIDNPVTALSGGQKKLVEIGRALMADPKLILLDEPMAGVNPSLTEEIAGHLIALNREGITICLIEHDMGLIRRLCDPIIVMAEGRTLVEGSFETVAADTRVQEAYLGRRH; translated from the coding sequence ATGAGCGATCTTCTGTCGGTACGCGGCCTCGAGCGCGGCTTCTACGGCGTCAGCGTGTTGCAAGGCGTCGACCTGACCATCAAGGCCGGCAGCTTCACCGGCCTGATCGGACCGAATGGCGCGGGCAAATCGACCTTGTTCAATGTCGTCTCGGGCCTCTACCAGCCGGATGCGGGCGAGATCCGGCTCGGCTCGGAAGCGATCGGCGGGCTCGCGCCCGATCGCCTCGTCGCCCGCGGCCTGGTGCGCACCTTTCAGCTGGCGCGCGGCTTTCCCAAGCTCAGCGTGTTCCAGCACCTGATGCTTTACGGGCCGCGCCAGCAGGGCGAAGGCCTGGTCGCCGCCATGCTCGGCGGCAAGGCCGCGCGCCACCGCGAGGCCGAGCTTGCCGAGCGGGCGCTCGGCATCGCCAGGCGGCTGCGCCTCGACCATGTCATCGACAATCCGGTGACCGCGCTGTCCGGCGGCCAGAAGAAGCTGGTCGAGATCGGCCGGGCGCTGATGGCCGATCCCAAGCTCATCCTACTCGACGAGCCAATGGCCGGCGTCAATCCGAGCCTGACCGAGGAGATCGCCGGTCACCTGATCGCGCTCAACCGCGAGGGCATCACCATTTGCCTGATCGAGCATGACATGGGGCTGATCCGCAGGCTCTGCGATCCGATCATCGTGATGGCCGAGGGCCGGACGCTGGTCGAAGGCTCGTTCGAGACGGTCGCCGCCGATACCCGTGTCCAGGAAGCCTATCTCGGGAGGCGGCATTGA
- a CDS encoding TetR/AcrR family transcriptional regulator — MAERRERRSQQERSAETSTRLLEAAIDLLHDRGISRMPTPEIAAYAGVSRGALTHHFSSREDLVTSAIARMLGHVTEDLHRFAEDINARGGSSDEIVDYLWKIMSDRLFYVTMEYLPEARHNGDFRASLVPVVKGFHSGLDAIWMALATSRGTDPDRTRTVMNASMCMIRGMIAQTVLRDDPAYFAELLDFWKEQARQHFPDKPAKVAGRRPKGKAA, encoded by the coding sequence TTGGCGGAACGTCGCGAGAGACGATCACAGCAGGAGCGCAGCGCCGAGACCTCGACGCGTCTGCTCGAGGCTGCCATCGACCTGCTGCACGACCGCGGCATTTCGCGCATGCCGACGCCCGAGATCGCGGCTTATGCCGGCGTGTCGCGCGGCGCTTTGACCCATCATTTTTCAAGCCGCGAGGACCTGGTCACCTCGGCGATTGCCCGCATGCTCGGCCATGTCACCGAAGATCTCCACCGCTTCGCCGAGGACATCAACGCACGCGGCGGGTCGAGCGACGAGATCGTCGACTATCTCTGGAAAATCATGTCGGACCGGTTGTTCTATGTGACCATGGAATATCTGCCGGAAGCCCGGCACAATGGCGACTTCAGGGCCAGCCTCGTGCCCGTGGTGAAAGGCTTCCATTCCGGCCTCGACGCCATCTGGATGGCGCTGGCGACGAGCCGCGGCACCGATCCGGACCGCACCCGCACGGTCATGAACGCCAGCATGTGCATGATCCGCGGCATGATCGCCCAGACCGTGCTGCGCGACGACCCGGCCTATTTCGCCGAGCTCCTGGATTTCTGGAAAGAGCAGGCCAGACAGCATTTCCCCGACAAGCCGGCCAAGGTCGCCGGCCGCCGGCCAAAAGGAAAAGCCGCATGA
- a CDS encoding IS4 family transposase — protein sequence MRLTRLLRNPAVTVEEMAATAQERTAERCIGRPVLAIQDTTSIKSSGGGGLMLHAMIAVDAEDGAILGLAHAQFMSRDKGLRGERKSRPLAAKESRRWLEGGEDAARIGALARSVTVIADREGDIFEAFARRPKDIELLVRAAQDRSLGDGGRLFATVDALPEAGRTLLDLPAKPGRKARQARLAVRFMAAQLARPKAGTPGLEALPASVGMTLVDIREVDPPAGEPAVHWRLLISRAVRDITEALAVAELYRRRWAIEQLFRTLKTQGYDIEGLRIAEDVPRLKLVMAALVAAVSVQQLVHARDGASPQTPLRPLTDAFQPEDQPLLEALSAKLEGKTQRQKNPHPKGSLAFAAWVCARLGGWTGYYGKPGPMVMLQGWLSFYDAKQGWDALAQAKDV from the coding sequence ATGCGCCTGACCCGTTTGCTGCGCAATCCGGCGGTGACGGTCGAAGAGATGGCGGCGACGGCGCAAGAGCGCACGGCGGAACGGTGTATCGGCCGGCCGGTGCTGGCGATCCAGGACACCACCAGCATCAAGTCGAGCGGCGGCGGTGGGCTTATGTTGCATGCGATGATCGCGGTGGATGCCGAGGACGGCGCCATCCTGGGGTTGGCGCATGCTCAATTCATGAGCCGCGACAAAGGCTTGCGTGGGGAGCGGAAATCCCGCCCATTGGCGGCGAAAGAGAGCCGGCGCTGGCTGGAAGGGGGCGAAGACGCGGCCAGGATCGGGGCGCTGGCTCGTAGCGTGACGGTGATCGCCGATCGCGAGGGCGATATCTTCGAGGCCTTTGCACGACGCCCGAAGGACATCGAGCTTCTGGTCAGGGCGGCCCAAGATCGCAGCCTCGGCGATGGCGGTCGGCTGTTTGCCACCGTGGATGCCTTGCCTGAGGCCGGCCGGACCCTGCTGGACCTGCCGGCCAAGCCCGGCCGCAAGGCGCGCCAGGCGCGACTGGCGGTCCGCTTCATGGCGGCGCAATTGGCACGTCCCAAGGCCGGCACACCAGGACTTGAGGCCCTGCCGGCGAGCGTCGGCATGACGCTGGTCGATATCCGCGAAGTCGATCCACCGGCGGGCGAGCCGGCGGTTCACTGGCGGCTCTTGATCTCGCGCGCGGTCCGCGACATCACCGAAGCCCTGGCGGTGGCCGAGCTCTACCGGCGTCGTTGGGCCATCGAGCAGTTGTTCCGCACCCTGAAGACCCAGGGCTACGACATCGAAGGCCTGCGCATCGCCGAGGATGTGCCCCGTCTCAAGCTGGTCATGGCAGCGCTGGTGGCCGCGGTCAGCGTCCAGCAACTCGTCCATGCTCGTGACGGCGCATCGCCTCAGACCCCGCTCAGGCCGCTCACCGATGCCTTCCAGCCGGAAGATCAGCCCTTGCTCGAGGCGCTCTCGGCCAAGCTGGAGGGCAAGACCCAGCGGCAGAAGAATCCACACCCCAAGGGCTCGCTCGCCTTTGCCGCCTGGGTTTGCGCAAGGCTCGGTGGCTGGACCGGATATTACGGCAAGCCTGGCCCGATGGTCATGCTACAGGGCTGGCTATCCTTCTACGATGCCAAGCAGGGATGGGACGCTCTCGCCCAGGCAAAAGATGTGTGA
- a CDS encoding ribonucleotide-diphosphate reductase subunit beta, giving the protein MLDWSEPKATPARLPGMPAAPLPAADATGLGLIDRGGQRVSVDDKAMINARADVNQLLPLKYRWAWEKYLAGCNNHWMPTEVSMQADIALWKSKDGLTEDERRAIKRNLGFFAASESLVANNIVLAIYRHLTNPECRQYLLRQAFEEAVHTHTFQYIVESLGLDEGELFNMYREVPSITDKAAWALKHTQSLDDPDFKTGTPAADQAFLRDLVAFYVVFEGMWFYTGFAQILSLGRRNKMVGIAEQYQYILRDESIHLNFGIDVINQIKAENPHLWTKAFQDELRQMLKDGAEIEAAYGRDTMPRGFLGLNAGLCEHYMHFIANRRCAQLGLAPVFAETDNPFPWMSEAMDLKKEKNFFETRVIEYQNGGALSWE; this is encoded by the coding sequence ATGCTCGACTGGTCCGAACCCAAAGCCACCCCTGCCCGCCTTCCCGGCATGCCGGCGGCACCACTGCCCGCCGCCGATGCCACCGGCCTCGGTCTCATCGACCGCGGCGGCCAGCGCGTCTCCGTCGATGACAAGGCGATGATCAATGCCCGCGCCGACGTGAACCAGTTGCTGCCGCTGAAATATCGCTGGGCCTGGGAGAAATACCTTGCCGGCTGCAACAATCACTGGATGCCGACCGAAGTGTCGATGCAGGCCGACATCGCCCTGTGGAAATCAAAAGACGGCCTGACCGAGGACGAGCGGCGCGCCATCAAGCGCAACCTCGGTTTCTTCGCGGCGTCGGAAAGCCTGGTCGCCAACAATATCGTGCTGGCGATCTATCGCCACCTGACCAATCCGGAATGCCGGCAATACCTGCTGCGCCAGGCTTTCGAGGAGGCGGTCCACACCCACACCTTCCAATACATCGTGGAAAGCCTCGGCCTCGACGAGGGCGAATTGTTCAACATGTACCGGGAAGTGCCGTCGATCACCGACAAGGCCGCCTGGGCGCTGAAACACACCCAGAGCCTCGACGATCCCGATTTCAAGACCGGCACGCCGGCGGCCGACCAGGCCTTCCTGCGCGACCTCGTCGCCTTCTATGTCGTGTTCGAGGGCATGTGGTTCTACACCGGCTTCGCCCAGATCCTGTCGCTCGGCCGGCGCAACAAGATGGTCGGCATTGCCGAGCAATATCAATACATTCTGCGCGACGAGAGCATCCACCTGAACTTCGGCATCGACGTCATCAACCAGATCAAGGCGGAGAACCCGCATCTCTGGACCAAGGCCTTCCAGGACGAGCTGCGGCAAATGCTGAAGGACGGCGCCGAGATCGAGGCCGCCTATGGCCGGGACACCATGCCGCGCGGCTTCCTCGGGCTGAATGCCGGGCTCTGCGAGCACTATATGCATTTCATCGCCAACCGGCGCTGCGCCCAGCTCGGCCTCGCCCCGGTCTTCGCCGAGACCGACAACCCCTTCCCCTGGATGTCGGAAGCCATGGACCTGAAGAAGGAGAAGAACTTCTTCGAGACCCGGGTGATCGAATATCAGAACGGCGGCGCGCTGAGCTGGGAGTGA